A genomic region of Alicyclobacillus sp. SO9 contains the following coding sequences:
- a CDS encoding LysR family transcriptional regulator encodes MDINAFKMFLAVANMGSVTKAAEHLNYAQSNVTSRIQQLEKELGKPLFYRHHKKLTLTPAGQELLPYANKLLQDFNEVMDVVEDTSMPRGTLSIGTMDSTAAVRLPKVLAQYYRLYPQVELNVVTAPTEKLVDNVLQYTLEGAFVDGPVEHSDLIEHFAFEEQLVLVTPATNQLFELERILHEPLLTAFVRCRYVARWQRWLRDEGHKPMKVIEFGMIDTVLRCIENGFGVAVLPKSMVSSWVVKGSFNYYPLPDGYASIPTMFIRRKDAYASSALRYFTTLIDIELD; translated from the coding sequence ATGGACATCAATGCTTTTAAGATGTTTTTGGCGGTGGCAAACATGGGAAGTGTCACAAAGGCTGCGGAACACCTGAACTATGCTCAGTCGAATGTGACAAGTCGTATACAGCAGTTGGAGAAAGAATTGGGAAAGCCGCTATTTTATAGACATCACAAGAAGTTGACTTTGACGCCGGCAGGTCAAGAACTGCTGCCGTATGCCAATAAGTTGCTTCAAGACTTTAATGAGGTGATGGACGTCGTTGAGGACACCTCTATGCCTCGGGGGACATTGTCTATCGGTACTATGGACTCAACCGCAGCGGTTCGTTTGCCAAAAGTCCTTGCGCAGTATTATCGACTCTATCCACAAGTAGAATTGAACGTGGTTACGGCACCCACGGAAAAACTAGTAGATAATGTCCTACAATATACCCTCGAAGGCGCATTCGTAGACGGACCTGTCGAACATTCCGACCTCATTGAACACTTTGCCTTTGAAGAGCAACTCGTATTAGTCACGCCTGCGACCAATCAATTGTTCGAGTTAGAACGTATTTTGCACGAACCTCTTCTGACTGCATTTGTCCGCTGTCGCTATGTAGCCAGATGGCAGCGCTGGCTGCGGGATGAGGGGCATAAACCTATGAAAGTGATAGAATTTGGCATGATTGATACGGTGCTCAGATGTATAGAAAATGGGTTTGGAGTGGCGGTTCTACCGAAGTCTATGGTCAGTTCGTGGGTCGTGAAAGGGAGCTTCAATTATTATCCGTTACCGGATGGGTACGCTTCAATACCCACCATGTTCATACGCCGCAAAGACGCATATGCCTCGAGCGCTTTGCGTTACTTTACTACCCTGATTGACATCGAGTTAGATTGA
- a CDS encoding Rrf2 family transcriptional regulator — MHSEFAIAIHSLVFLAHTPNRLRTSDSIANSIVIHPVRVRKVLAQLRKRGYIQSKEGAKGGFYLNKDPKFIHLDELYAIFTEDSVVPKWPEVNPRCPVGSHIEESMESIFETVEQGVKEHFHQYTIADVLNRIQEKV; from the coding sequence ATGCACAGCGAATTTGCGATAGCCATTCACAGTTTGGTTTTTTTGGCCCATACGCCGAATCGACTGAGGACCAGCGACAGCATCGCGAATAGCATTGTCATACACCCGGTGCGAGTCCGCAAAGTATTAGCTCAGCTTCGAAAGCGTGGTTATATTCAGTCAAAGGAGGGTGCAAAGGGCGGATTTTACCTGAACAAAGACCCAAAATTCATTCATCTCGACGAACTGTATGCTATCTTCACAGAGGATTCGGTCGTGCCAAAGTGGCCGGAGGTGAATCCCCGGTGTCCAGTAGGGAGTCACATTGAGGAAAGCATGGAGTCGATTTTTGAAACAGTGGAGCAAGGGGTAAAGGAACACTTTCATCAATATACAATAGCGGATGTTTTAAATCGTATACAAGAAAAAGTATGA
- a CDS encoding MFS transporter codes for MKFRNRNVLSFWTVTYTLCVVMMGTNVPAPLYSIYSRMWDFSSGMVTLLFATYAFVLVPSSLLFGQLSDRFGRKKMLLSGVVTAAVGTLIFAIAHETWMLLLGRAIQGLCVGILNGSAIAMLAELRPGHRKGASFAASVAIAFGTAAGPLISGIVAEYTPFPVRIPYYMHLALLVPAIIGIMVTRETLQQHSRTFRLRIPRVPASIRFPFLTATFVGVFAWAVAGFFMVVAPTFVTSLVGIRNLAVSGAVVFLMLGSSTITQLLFKKTAFARAIFRGFVFLTTGLVGVAVSIPAHSVWLLLLSTAAAGVGHGPAASASLGMVTEMAPAASKADAVSSYYAIAYLGVSVPVLGLGLVAEWLGMYGAILVFSVAVIVGIFILSRFIPLALKEPQLMVAP; via the coding sequence ATGAAGTTTCGCAACCGTAACGTTTTATCATTTTGGACGGTAACATACACGCTCTGTGTTGTCATGATGGGGACTAATGTGCCAGCACCGCTTTACAGTATTTATAGTAGAATGTGGGATTTTTCAAGTGGCATGGTGACCCTGTTGTTTGCGACTTACGCCTTTGTTCTGGTTCCATCCAGTTTGCTTTTTGGACAATTATCTGACCGGTTTGGCAGAAAGAAAATGCTGCTAAGCGGAGTAGTGACAGCAGCGGTTGGAACGCTCATTTTTGCAATCGCTCATGAAACCTGGATGCTTTTGTTAGGACGTGCGATACAAGGTCTCTGTGTAGGCATTCTCAACGGAAGTGCCATCGCCATGTTGGCAGAGTTACGCCCGGGTCACCGTAAAGGGGCCTCATTTGCAGCCTCTGTCGCTATCGCATTTGGCACGGCTGCTGGCCCATTGATATCAGGAATCGTGGCTGAATACACGCCTTTTCCCGTGCGGATCCCGTATTACATGCACTTAGCCCTTCTTGTGCCGGCAATCATCGGCATCATGGTGACTAGAGAGACTCTGCAGCAACACTCCCGTACATTTCGTCTGCGCATACCCCGTGTGCCAGCGTCGATTCGATTTCCCTTTCTAACTGCCACATTTGTAGGTGTTTTTGCTTGGGCCGTTGCAGGGTTTTTTATGGTTGTTGCTCCGACATTTGTAACAAGCCTGGTTGGTATCCGTAATCTGGCTGTTTCAGGAGCAGTTGTGTTTTTGATGCTGGGATCTTCGACTATCACACAACTCCTGTTTAAAAAAACGGCATTTGCAAGGGCGATCTTCAGAGGGTTTGTGTTTCTGACTACCGGACTTGTGGGAGTAGCTGTCTCTATCCCCGCGCATAGTGTGTGGCTGTTGTTGCTAAGTACAGCCGCAGCAGGAGTTGGGCATGGCCCTGCCGCCTCGGCTAGTTTGGGGATGGTCACAGAGATGGCTCCAGCAGCCAGTAAGGCAGATGCTGTATCAAGCTATTATGCAATAGCGTATCTCGGGGTAAGTGTACCCGTTCTGGGTCTCGGACTTGTCGCAGAGTGGCTCGGAATGTACGGGGCAATCCTGGTTTTCTCAGTTGCTGTCATAGTGGGAATCTTCATACTGTCTCGGTTTATTCCGTTGGCATTGAAAGAACCCCAACTGATGGTTGCGCCATAA
- a CDS encoding ROK family transcriptional regulator, with translation MDAANNVILHDINTNSIFRLVQHQGPVSRVEISERTGLAASTVSMITGELQGNGFIRECGYATSTGGRRPRLLEINPDGGYFLCVDLAGSNIAVGVLNLSFELVHEWSYEKTMASGESLYREMVKSITEVLTWCNENTFKVISLGVAAPGLMNADTGKIVEASNLNWHDLKLNELLEQEFHLPVIVENDTNAAAYGEFLYGSENASKAQNMMYIAVGTGVGGGLIIGRELYKGSQGMAGEIGHVVVQPNGQLCSCGKKGCLETLVSESSLLREYNHQTQAKAGDIEELLERAEAGDALANTVFTSAGATLGMVVGNQVNILNLDSVVFGGQVIARVRPMFETIVKSLNGVLLPGFESNLEVRVSSLSSSAGYAGIAYSSLTSVMDKYGFKHPVMLEGTTLYSQFP, from the coding sequence ATGGATGCTGCCAACAATGTCATTCTTCATGATATCAACACGAATTCCATATTCCGGCTAGTTCAGCATCAGGGGCCTGTGTCTCGCGTCGAGATCTCTGAACGCACCGGACTTGCAGCCAGCACGGTTTCAATGATTACAGGTGAGTTGCAGGGAAACGGATTTATTCGTGAATGTGGCTATGCAACTTCGACTGGGGGAAGGCGTCCGCGACTCTTGGAAATCAATCCGGATGGAGGGTACTTCCTTTGTGTTGACTTAGCTGGGTCAAATATTGCGGTAGGCGTGCTCAATTTGTCATTTGAGCTTGTGCACGAGTGGTCCTATGAAAAAACAATGGCCAGTGGAGAGAGTTTGTATCGCGAGATGGTAAAGTCCATTACCGAAGTTTTGACGTGGTGCAATGAAAACACTTTCAAAGTAATCAGCCTTGGTGTAGCCGCGCCTGGTTTGATGAACGCTGACACTGGCAAGATTGTGGAAGCGAGTAACTTGAATTGGCATGACCTGAAGTTAAATGAACTGCTCGAACAGGAGTTTCATCTTCCTGTAATTGTCGAGAATGACACAAACGCTGCGGCCTATGGAGAGTTTCTGTACGGTTCTGAAAATGCCAGCAAAGCACAAAACATGATGTACATAGCCGTCGGCACTGGTGTTGGCGGGGGGTTGATTATTGGCAGGGAGTTGTACAAAGGATCGCAAGGAATGGCTGGTGAGATTGGACACGTCGTAGTTCAGCCGAACGGACAGCTTTGCAGTTGCGGGAAAAAGGGGTGCCTGGAGACCTTGGTCTCTGAGTCATCACTTCTTCGCGAATATAACCATCAGACTCAAGCCAAGGCGGGTGACATTGAAGAACTGCTTGAACGCGCTGAGGCTGGCGACGCCTTGGCGAACACAGTATTTACAAGTGCGGGTGCCACTTTGGGCATGGTTGTCGGAAACCAGGTCAATATCTTGAATCTGGACAGTGTGGTATTTGGCGGTCAGGTCATTGCACGAGTTAGACCCATGTTTGAGACTATCGTCAAGAGCCTGAATGGTGTACTCCTTCCTGGTTTTGAAAGCAATTTGGAGGTGCGAGTTTCGTCACTTAGTTCTAGCGCTGGGTACGCAGGCATTGCGTACTCTAGCTTGACTAGCGTGATGGATAAGTATGGGTTTAAGCATCCCGTTATGTTGGAAGGGACAACGTTGTATTCACAATTTCCCTAA
- a CDS encoding ROK family protein, translated as MSYVIGLDVGGTTIKGGIFTTTAQPLAEIRFRTYDKNNVRDEILASMSSVIHRLEEQADRLGLGRMEGVGIGVPGFVSSSEGVVYKAANLALINVKLRQWFEERFNVPCVVQGDARTGALGEFEFGAGKGAESLLYVVIGTGVGSGMILNGEIYEGVHALAGEIGHTIIHPDGQLCACGKRGCLETLVSGPAIVREYRNRTESQSETVPEIITKRAEAGEQAALDVYKNVAKTLGIALANYCTIVDPSRIVIGGGVSLAGSVLFNPLREFFRAYASPGAAKSIDIRPASLGDRSGLVGASLLVKKSWQMAGRH; from the coding sequence ATGTCTTACGTGATTGGCCTTGATGTTGGCGGTACGACGATTAAAGGCGGAATTTTTACAACGACAGCGCAACCGTTGGCGGAGATTCGTTTCAGGACATACGACAAAAACAATGTGAGAGACGAGATACTGGCCAGCATGTCAAGTGTGATTCATCGCTTGGAAGAACAGGCGGACCGTCTTGGCCTCGGACGGATGGAAGGTGTGGGAATTGGTGTTCCTGGGTTCGTCAGTTCCAGTGAAGGCGTGGTTTATAAGGCAGCCAACCTCGCCCTGATAAACGTGAAACTGAGGCAGTGGTTTGAGGAACGTTTCAATGTCCCGTGCGTAGTGCAGGGTGATGCCAGAACGGGTGCCCTGGGAGAGTTTGAATTCGGCGCAGGCAAAGGTGCAGAATCCCTGCTGTATGTGGTGATTGGTACCGGTGTTGGGTCAGGAATGATTTTAAATGGCGAGATATACGAAGGCGTTCACGCTTTGGCTGGTGAGATTGGCCATACCATCATTCACCCGGATGGACAACTGTGTGCATGCGGGAAGAGAGGCTGTCTCGAAACCCTTGTGTCGGGTCCGGCTATTGTCAGAGAGTATCGAAATCGGACCGAGTCTCAGTCTGAAACTGTCCCGGAAATCATCACGAAGCGAGCAGAGGCGGGGGAGCAAGCGGCGCTGGATGTGTACAAAAATGTGGCAAAAACACTGGGTATCGCACTAGCCAACTATTGCACAATCGTCGATCCGTCCCGCATTGTCATCGGCGGCGGGGTTTCCCTGGCGGGATCGGTTTTATTCAATCCACTGCGTGAGTTTTTCAGAGCATACGCGTCTCCGGGAGCAGCAAAGTCAATTGACATTAGGCCCGCGTCGCTGGGAGACCGTTCAGGACTTGTTGGTGCGAGCCTGCTCGTGAAAAAGTCCTGGCAGATGGCTGGACGCCATTAA
- a CDS encoding ABC transporter substrate-binding protein has protein sequence MKSKKLMKVMAPVFMVSLSGAVLAGCGTNNQAANTGNGSQAKAQSSSDKGPLKIIMWVNPPAVAAVKKIDAEFQKKYGVKVQLQTTANDTSGYKTLQQTAVQAGTADIMAIQPFDPMPQKMNSNNMSKTQEWAVHNVFVPLNNESWISDFKQNDLNAAAYKGKDYGLVTGVYQTGIFYNKAMFKKYNLKVPTTYNQFISVAKTLKSHNVTPVWTGLAGGATFYTEFMMYPLLQDIFAPSLNGGSVSTALASGKIKWTDPKMQTVFNREKNIASNYLEKNYAGQNWQQMPGAFAAGKAAMLLDGSWDLASVEKANPNMKIGYFPLPGSNTASDNNSVANADLTWTILNNGKHKALAKKWLAFFASKKIYSQYVDMTGISPSESGTFNSKTATIMGQWFGKGRLIKQTADWLIPSGPYYLQSKNFWAAQLKMLQGGMTPTKLAQNYQKSQDQALK, from the coding sequence ATGAAATCTAAAAAGTTAATGAAAGTAATGGCACCTGTATTCATGGTTTCCTTGTCTGGTGCCGTGCTCGCTGGCTGCGGGACCAATAACCAGGCTGCAAACACGGGCAACGGATCACAAGCAAAGGCACAAAGCAGCAGTGACAAAGGCCCGCTGAAAATTATTATGTGGGTCAATCCTCCAGCCGTAGCGGCAGTGAAGAAGATTGACGCAGAATTTCAGAAGAAATACGGGGTCAAAGTCCAGCTTCAGACCACAGCCAATGACACATCTGGTTATAAAACACTGCAGCAGACGGCAGTGCAGGCGGGCACAGCAGACATCATGGCGATTCAGCCGTTTGATCCCATGCCGCAAAAAATGAACAGCAACAACATGTCAAAGACACAGGAATGGGCTGTGCATAACGTCTTTGTACCCTTGAACAATGAATCCTGGATATCCGACTTCAAGCAGAATGACTTGAATGCTGCGGCATACAAAGGCAAGGATTACGGCCTTGTGACAGGTGTCTACCAGACGGGGATTTTCTACAACAAAGCCATGTTCAAGAAGTACAATTTGAAGGTCCCGACCACCTACAATCAGTTTATTAGTGTGGCCAAGACACTGAAGTCGCACAATGTTACACCGGTTTGGACAGGACTTGCCGGCGGGGCCACCTTCTATACAGAGTTCATGATGTATCCGCTGCTGCAGGACATCTTTGCGCCAAGCCTGAACGGCGGCAGTGTCAGCACAGCACTGGCATCAGGCAAAATTAAGTGGACAGACCCGAAGATGCAGACGGTGTTCAACAGAGAGAAAAACATTGCATCCAATTACCTGGAGAAGAATTACGCGGGTCAGAACTGGCAGCAGATGCCTGGAGCATTTGCGGCTGGAAAAGCGGCCATGTTGCTTGACGGGTCTTGGGATTTGGCATCCGTTGAAAAGGCGAATCCGAACATGAAAATAGGATACTTCCCGCTTCCCGGAAGCAATACTGCTTCAGACAACAATTCGGTTGCAAACGCCGATTTGACCTGGACAATTCTGAACAACGGTAAGCACAAGGCCCTTGCGAAAAAATGGCTGGCGTTCTTCGCCTCAAAGAAGATCTACAGTCAGTATGTGGACATGACGGGTATTTCGCCAAGCGAAAGCGGTACCTTTAACAGCAAAACAGCAACCATCATGGGCCAGTGGTTTGGAAAAGGAAGACTGATTAAACAGACCGCAGACTGGCTGATTCCAAGCGGTCCCTATTACTTGCAGTCGAAAAACTTCTGGGCCGCACAGCTAAAAATGCTTCAAGGCGGTATGACGCCAACGAAGCTGGCTCAAAACTATCAAAAGTCTCAAGACCAAGCTTTGAAATAG
- a CDS encoding carbohydrate ABC transporter permease: protein MSNVFGGRQKSLIYLTMIPGLLVFLLFGIIPSVSTLVISFTDYTAIPGVPMHFVGFANYVHLFVNNFQGFKQSLVATLEFAAGVTIFQNLFGLWMANVLTKRFPAVNFFRTLVFMPAVLGVTVIGLMWSLILTPSGGPVAYILSLFGTSSAFFGSNTWAMPLVIFVQIWANLGFTTVVYIAGINTVPHEFHEAAKIDGASGWTNFWKVTFPMIAPSVTVNVILAAAGSLRTYDLIYVLTDGVHNTNTLGMYMFNTAFEGSGNLGLGAGIGVLQFVLTIIVVLVLQKYLNRREEAMS from the coding sequence GTGAGTAACGTATTCGGTGGACGACAAAAGTCACTCATTTATCTGACAATGATTCCTGGACTGCTGGTATTCCTGCTTTTCGGGATTATCCCGTCGGTTTCCACGCTTGTCATTTCGTTTACGGACTATACGGCCATTCCAGGTGTGCCAATGCATTTCGTTGGCTTCGCAAACTACGTTCATTTGTTTGTGAATAACTTTCAGGGGTTCAAGCAGTCTCTGGTTGCAACTTTGGAATTTGCCGCCGGCGTGACAATTTTTCAGAATCTCTTTGGCCTATGGATGGCAAACGTACTGACAAAACGCTTTCCAGCCGTCAATTTCTTTCGAACACTTGTCTTTATGCCCGCGGTTCTGGGTGTGACAGTCATTGGTCTGATGTGGTCGCTGATTTTGACTCCGTCAGGAGGACCTGTGGCATACATTTTAAGTCTGTTCGGAACGTCGTCAGCATTCTTTGGTTCAAATACCTGGGCTATGCCCCTGGTTATCTTTGTGCAAATTTGGGCGAACCTTGGCTTTACAACCGTTGTGTACATCGCAGGCATCAACACGGTACCTCACGAGTTCCATGAAGCAGCGAAGATTGACGGGGCATCGGGATGGACGAACTTTTGGAAGGTGACCTTTCCAATGATCGCGCCCAGCGTGACGGTGAATGTGATTCTTGCGGCAGCGGGATCGCTTCGAACCTATGACTTGATTTATGTCCTGACGGACGGGGTGCATAACACAAACACCTTAGGGATGTACATGTTTAACACCGCCTTTGAAGGTTCCGGCAACCTTGGACTTGGAGCGGGCATCGGTGTATTGCAGTTTGTTTTGACAATCATTGTGGTCTTGGTTCTGCAGAAATACTTGAACCGCAGAGAGGAGGCCATGTCATGA